One region of Gossypium raimondii isolate GPD5lz chromosome 6, ASM2569854v1, whole genome shotgun sequence genomic DNA includes:
- the LOC105771672 gene encoding uncharacterized protein LOC105771672 has protein sequence MENGFLDKVEDNAVVRMWSEKTQLEKGDSLAGEHTSELWDYNHISVTQNSQSIEEHLRVVPSELEMMKQDFEKRNAELEKKIEQLEEEKMHLGLDVDVQKLETEKLRKGKNKAEEDLESLKTDYKKIRLSMRTAGLGKTSEQWRQEIREEKNKADGWEKKFREVQTRNGALEKSLSENQKEKCELKDRVVELERSLHHYRSQNSAMELKASLSKIEEMKGRIDELESALQSFEIQTEHLEINENRQNEQIHHLQS, from the coding sequence ATGGAGaacggatttcttgataaagtagaggACAATGCTGTTGTCCGTATGTGGTCAGAGAAAACACAATTAGAGAAAGGAGATAGTCTAGCCGGGGAACACACGTCAGAGTTGTGGGACTACAACCATATCAGCGTAACACAAAATAGTCAGTCGATAGAAGAACATTTGCGGGTTGTTCCCTCTGAATTGGAAATGATGAAGCAAGATTTTGAGAAGAGGAATGCAGAGcttgaaaagaagattgaacaattggaagaagaaaagatgcacTTGGGATTAGATGTGGATGTTCAAAAGTTAGAGactgagaaattaagaaaaggtaAGAACAAGGCTGAGGAAGACCTGGAAAGTTTGAAGACAGACTATAAGAAGATAAGGTTATCAATGAGAACTGCTGGGCTAGGGAAGACCTCAGAACAGTGGCGTCAAGAGATTCGGGAAGAAAAGAACAAGGCTGATggatgggaaaagaaatttcgAGAGGTTCAGACGCGAAACGGAGCTTTAGAGAAAAGTCTGTcggagaaccaaaaggaaaaatgtgAACTAAAAGATAGAGTGGTCGAGTTAGAAAGATCTCTTCATCATTATCGAAGTCAAAATTCTGCGATGGAGTTGAAggcaagcttgagcaagatcgAAGAAATGAAAGGAAGAATAGATGAGTTGGAATCGGCATTGCAAAGTTTTGAGATCCAGACTGAGCACTTGGAAATCAACGAAAATCGACAGAATGAGCAAATTCACCATCTTCAGAGTTAA
- the LOC105771673 gene encoding LOW QUALITY PROTEIN: uncharacterized protein LOC105771673 (The sequence of the model RefSeq protein was modified relative to this genomic sequence to represent the inferred CDS: inserted 1 base in 1 codon): protein MTTERARIRRRGQLQGRTVMVNPRVRFKEKSKEHSSLEEDVGLNEDYGDSAVGFDGSSNTSESLYAEKHDTSSTHEIDSIKSTVSGDLTGLGHSPQQEKGDPSDHRFLAQGTNNWVHGWSSDHSGDNDLTVVYEENSRLRGCLEVAESSIQELKREVSLLQNHASQIGAETEKFAQQLVTEISSGERLEKEVSALKLECSRLKDDLERMSSSTLCPSLTSKEAIKKDQDHLLQDLEVIFSKGLLVMEEKIRELQNKACLNYHERDQRFLQADLEALFGILQDLKQGTQKEIFILRSVPSDRCNMKSTREMSLTNSFTPATSFDAELYQPEPGMVPCITVPGLVSHEPDSMSTSNAMKSKIFELLRELDESKAEWESLAKKMDQMECYYEALVQELEENQRQMMAELQSLRNEHSTCLYRVQSANAEMKAMRQDMNEQVLRFAEEKQDLESLSKELERRAIIAEAALKRARLNYSIAVGQLQKDLELLSSQVMSVFETNENLIRQAFVDSSQTNSRGYSEMVRNHGLDSEEFQPTKPLHSQNQYVGVKKQHLGGDILLEDLKRSLHLQETLYQKVEEEVCEMHYQNAYLDVFSNTLQDTLLEASDEMKTMKEKMDELTWKLELSVESKELLMQRLQTATDDVHSLNEYKATCIAKYNDLALEKQALEANVENVTHENHLLSEKVTELECHLMEYQSYKSKFDACVMEKTELANLLKEGTLENDNLRNNNSSLQDELRMIKTEFDELNLVKEKLQNTVDFLRNKFLNLLSSYGKFFDEPSLSSDLVCQDRESMDLTSVIVEVEEAQNNAYEKFLHLLEEKKDLMDERDKAQVSLSAVESEMVLMKQKFERDIQXMVDKMDLSNVVVEKIQLEIEAVTDKLKDSSEVETYAQRQRDLLSDLQHFEAELQELTSKNKEIAEELLVLESVNEDLGSSKLIVAELVEENKTLVQSLQDKSEEAADLALELNGLKESLHSVHDELQAERSTKNNLESMVTDLTSQMNEKHHQLLQFDQQNSEPAHLKQMLFDLESEKSRVCSLLQQYDECLNNALKESSTITSLESELSEMHELSVAAGVSVIFLRTQYETWTTDLVCQLSSSERHLGELQEKHLNFESILNDCLAREAHCIEENRRLSVSLDSLKSELEASMAENKVLLNKNSSAISELQDYKSRIEKFEFAFFEDKHQHALEVERLKHLLGGSQEEIDDLMILKEGLELNVLVLKAKLDEQSTQISLLVGRKDEVLLLQNQCNELSQRLSEQILKTEEFKNLSIHLKELKDKADAESIQAREMRESEAPPTAMQESLRIACIKEQYETRLQELKHQLAISKKHSEEMLWKLQDAIDEIENRKKSEASHLKKIEELGVKILELEAELQSLVLDKREKMRAYDLMKAELDCSMISLECCKEEKEKLEASLQECKEEKSRISVELSIVKELLEASTSTMNVQNEKDGKLKDGCFSDELVVNNAQTRDIDLKYLDQDTPKNSKDADDGSDCTSAPTNSQLEQDLVSNDIHEVHSLALVNQCNLPNSDAKHLALINDRFKAQSLRSSMDHLTSELERMKNENLVLSKDAHHFDTKFPGLQQELMQLDKMNEELGSIFPMFNEYSETGNALERVLALELELAEALQTKKSSILFQSSFLKQHNDEEAVFKSFRDINELIKDMLEIKGRYGAVETELKEMHERYSQLSLQFAEVEGERQKLMMTLKNVRALRKGQNLIRSSSASPGDHS, encoded by the exons ATGACGACAGAGAGAGCAAGGATTCGACGGCGAG GTCAGCTGCAAGGCCGTACGGTGATG GTCAATCCGAGGGTtagatttaaagaaaaatctaaagaaCACTCATCGCTTGAAGAAGATGTTGGCTTGAATGAAGACTATGGAGACTCAGCTGTTGGGTTTGATGGTTCTTCTAATACATCAGAAAGTTTATATGCAGAGAAGCATGATACTTCCAGTACTCATGAAATTGACAGCATAAAGAGTACAGTCTCAGGTGATTTGACAGGCCTTGGTCATAGCCCTCAGCAAGAGAAAGGAGATCCTTCAGATCATCGGTTTTTGGCACAGGGGACTAACAATTGGGTTCATGGCTGGAGTTCAGACCATTCTGGGGATAATGACTTAACCGTTGTCTACGAAGAAAATAGCAGACTTAGAGGATGCTTGGAAGTGGCAGAGTCATCTATTCAGGAACTTAAGAGGGAAGTAAGCTTGTTACAAAATCATGCTAGTCAAATAGGTGCTGAAACTGAGAAGTTTGCTCAGCAACTTGTCACGGAGATTTCTTCAGGAGAAAGGTTGGAAAAAGAGGTTTCTGCTTTAAAATTAGAGTGCTCGAGGTTGAAAGATGACCTTGAGCGGATGTCGAGTTCTACACTGTGCCCTTCTCTAACCAGCAAAGAAGCCATTAAGAAAGACCAGGATCACTTACTTCAAGACTTAGAGGTCATATTCTCAAAGGGGCTTTTAGTTATGGAAGAAAAGATAAGGGAACTTCAAAACAAGGCATGTCTGAATTACCATGAAAGAGACCAAAGGTTCCTTCAAGCAGACTTGGAGGCATTGTTTGGCATCTTGCAAGATCTCAAACAGGGAactcaaaaagaaatttttattcttaGGTCAGTACCATCCGACAGATGCAACATGAAGAGTACCAGAGAAATGAGTTTAACTAATTCTTTTACACCGGCAACTAGTTTTGATGCAGAACTTTATCAACCAGAACCAGGCATGGTACCTTGTATTACTGTGCCTGGCCTTGTGTCACATGAACCTGATTCTATGAGTACTTCTAATGCAATGAAAAGCAAAATCTTTGAACTTCTGAGAGAGTTGGATGAATCAAAAGCTGAGTGGGAAAGCCTTGCAAAGAAAATGGACCAGATGGAGTGCTACTATGAAGCTCTTGTTCAGGAGCTTGAGGAAAACCAAAGACAGATGATGGCAGAATTGCAGAGTCTCAGAAATGAGCATTCTACTTGCTTGTATAGGGTGCAATCTGCTAACGCTGAGATGAAGGCTATGCGCCAAGATATGAATGAACAAGTCTTGAGATTTGCCGAAGAAAAACAAGATTTGGAATCTCTAAGCAAGGAACTGGAAAGAAGGGCTATTATTGCAGAAGCAGCACTGAAAAGGGCACGCCTTAATTATTCAATTGCGGTGGGCCAGTTGCAAAAGGATCTTGAGCTGCTTTCTTCTCAGGTTATGTCTGTGTTTGAGACAAATGAGAATCTTATCAGGCAAGCTTTTGTAGATTCTTCACAGACAAACTCTCGAGGATACTCAGAGATGGTGCGGAACCATGGGCTGGATTCAGAAGAATTCCAACCCACCAAGCCCTTGCATTCTCAAAATCAGTATGTAGGGGTGAAGAAACAACATTTGGGTGGAGATATTCTTTTAGAAGACTTGAAAAGATCCCTCCATTTGCAGGAAACCCTTTATCAGAAGGTTGAAGAAGAAGTTTGTGAAATGCATTATCAGAATGCATACTTGGATGTGTTTTCAAACACTCTACAAGATACTTTGCTTGAAGCAAGTGATGAAATGAAAACAATGAAAGAGAAAATGGATGAGCTTACATGGAAATTGGAACTTTCTGTTGAGTCCAAGGAGTTATTGATGCAAAGGCTGCAGACAGCTACCGATGATGTTCATTCCCTTAATGAGTACAAGGCTACTTGCATTGCCAAGTATAATGACTTGGCTTTGGAGAAACAAGCTTTGGAAGCAAATGTGGAAAATGTTACCCATGAAAATCATCTTCTCTCTGAGAAGGTAACTGAACTGGAGTGCCACTTGATGGAGTACCAAAGTTACAAGAGCAAATTTGATGCCTGTGTCATGGAGAAAACTGAGTTGGCTAATTTATTGAAGGAAGGAACTCTGGAAAATGATAATCTTAGAAACAATAACTCTTCTTTGCAGGATGAGTTGAGAATGATCAAAACTGAGTTTGATGAATTGAACCTTGTGAAGGAAAAGCTGCAAAATACTGTTGACTTTCTGCGAAACAAGTTTCTTAACTTATTGTCATCCTATGGTAAGTTTTTTGATGAACCATCCCTCTCAAGTGACTTGGTTTGTCAGGATAGAGAATCCATGGACTTGACATCTGTCATTGTCGAGGTAGAAGAGGCCCAGAataatgcatatgaaaaattTCTTCATCTCTTGGAGGAAAAGAAAGATCTGATGGATGAAAGAGACAAGGCTCAGGTGTCTTTAAGTGCGGTAGAATCAGAGATGGTGCTAATGAAACAGAAGTTTGAACGTGATATAC TCATGGTTGATAAAATGGATTTGTCCAATGTGGTTGTAGAAAAGATTCAGTTGGAAATTGAAGCTGTTACTGACAAGCTCAAGGATAGCTCTGAAGTTGAAACCTATGCACAGCGGCAGAGAGATCTTTTATCTGATCTTCAGCATTTTGAAGCAGAGCTGCAAGAACTTACTTCTAAGAATAAGGAGATTGCTGAAGAACTGTTGGTTTTAGAGTCTGTTAATGAAGATCTGGGAAGCAGTAAGTTGATTGTGGCTGAACTTGTGGAAGAAAACAAAACGTTGGTGCAATCTTTACAAGATAAATCTGAGGAGGCAGCCGATCTTGCTTTGGAGCTTAATGGTTTGAAAGAAAGTTTGCATTCTGTGCATGATGAGCTGCAAGCAGAAAGaagcaccaaaaataatttagagaGTATGGTTACAGACCTTACTTCCCAAATGAATGAGAAGCACCATCAGTTGTTGCAATTTGATCAGCAGAATTCTGAACCGGCCCATCTTAAGCAAATGCTATTTGACCTAGAATCAGAGAAATCTAGAGTTTGCAGTCTTTTACAGCAGTATGATGAGTGCCTCAATAATGCTCTCAAAGAGTCTTCCACTATTACTTCTCTGGAATCTGAGTTGTCTGAAATGCATGAACTTTCAGTAGCTGCAGGTGTTAGCGTCATTTTCTTAAGAACTCAATATGAAACCTGGACCACTGACCTTGTTTGTCAACTTTCCAGCTCTGAAAGACACCTTGGGGAGCTTCAAGAGAAGCATCTTAATTTTGAGAGTATACTTAATGATTGTCTTGCTCGTGAAGCACATTGCATTGAAGAAAATAGAAGATTATCGGTGAGTCTGGACTCCCTAAAATCAGAGTTAGAAGCTTCCATGGCTGAAAACAAGGTGCTTCTAAATAAAAATAGCTCTGCAATATCTGAGCTTCAGGATTACAAAAGTAGGATTGAAAAATTTGAGTTTGCTTTCTTTGAGGATAAACATCAGCATGCTCTTGAAGTTGAAAGGCTGAAGCACTTACTAGGTGGTTCCCAAGAAGAGATTGATGATCTGATGATATTGAAGGAAGGACTGGAACTCAATGTCTTAGTACTCAAAGCTAAATTGGATGAACAAAGCACTCAGATAAGCTTACTGGTAGGGCGTAAGGATGAAGTGCTGCTGCTGCAGAATCAGTGTAATGAGCTTTCTCAAAGGCTTTCTGAACAGATTTTGAAGACTGAAGAGTTCAAGAACTTGTCCATTCATTTGAAGGAGCTCAAAGATAAGGCTGATGCGGAGTCCATCCAGGCTCGGGAGATGAGGGAATCTGAAGCACCACCAACTGCTATGCAAGAGTCCTTACGAATTGCATGTATCAAAGAACAGTATGAAACACGGCTGCAAGAACTAAAGCACCAGTTGGCTATCTCCAAAAAGCATAGTGAGGAAATGCTATGGAAATTACAAGATGCCATTGATGAGATTGAGAATAGAAAGAAATCAGAAGCTTCtcatttaaagaaaattgaagaactGGGTGTTAAGATCTTGGAATTGGAGGCTGAGTTACAGTCGTTGGTTTTAGACAAGCGTGAAAAAATGAGGGCTTATGATCTGATGAAAGCTGAATTGGATTGCTCAATGATAAGCCTTGAATGCTGcaaggaagaaaaagagaaacttGAAGCTTCTTTGCAAGAATGCAAGGAGGAAAAATCTAGAATCTCAGTTGAACTTAGCATAGTGAAAGAATTGCTTGAGGCATCCACATCAACCATGAATGTTCAGAACGAAAAAGATGGCAAACTGAAAGATGGTTGCTTCTCTGATGAGCTGGTTGTCAATAATGCTCAAACTAGGGACATTGATCTTAAATATTTGGACCAAGATACTCCAAAAAACTCCAAAGATGCAGATGATGGAAGTGACTGTACAAGTGCACCCACAAATTCGCAACTTGAGCAG GATCTTGTATCTAATGATATACATGAAGTTCACAGTCTGGCACTTGTCAACCAATGCAACTTGCCAAACAGTGATGCAAAGCATCTAGCTTTAATCAATGATCGTTTTAAAGCTCAAAGCTTAAGATCTAGCATGGACCACCTAACTAGTGAG CTGGAAAGGATGAAAAATGAGAATCTGGTTCTTTCAAAAGATGCTCATCATTTCGACACCAAGTTTCCAGGTTTACAGCAAGAATTAATGCAGTTAGATAAG ATGAATGAAGAACTGGGAAGCATATTTCCTATGTTTAATGAATATTCAGAAACTGGAAATGCATTAGAACGAGTACTTGCATTGGAACTTGAGCTTGCGGAGGCACTGCAAACAAAGAAGTCAAGCATCCTTTTTCAGAG CTCTTTCCTGAAACAACACAATGATGAGGAAGCAGTGTTCAAAAGTTTCAGGGACATCAATGAACTGATCAAAGACATGTTGGAGATAAAGGGCAGATATGGAGCTGTAGAGACTGAACTAAAAGAGATGCATGAACGATACTCTCAGCTAAGCCTTCAATTTGCAGAGGTTGAAGGAGAGAGACAAAAACTAATGATGACTCTCAAGAATGTTCGGGCATTGAGGAAAGGTCAAAACTTAATTCGCTCCTCATCAGCTTCTCCTGGGGACCATTCCTGA